In Penaeus monodon isolate SGIC_2016 chromosome 26, NSTDA_Pmon_1, whole genome shotgun sequence, the following are encoded in one genomic region:
- the LOC119590188 gene encoding uncharacterized protein LOC119590188 yields MVLSCLPNLVTPSPWCSSSPEMTNPSRQRRDPDSSKTSLSRFSSQSSSPCRQLGPESSRTVCVSFTTDTALDKLTVSSSDPVERLTSSLTDHHCCSRQDHQRFRTVTCENKLPRPLTLEVTCATFPHAHLQDTRLPLSLASVTYLLSSTCIVYPRIEDDSS; encoded by the coding sequence ATGGTCCTGTCTTGCCTGCCGAACCTCGTGACGCCATCACCATGGTGCTCCTCCTCTCCCGAGATGACGAATCCTTCTCGCCAACGACGTGATCCTGATTCTTCGAAGACCTCGCTCTCAAGATTCTCCTCTCAGTCCTCATCTCCTTGCCGCCAACTTGGTCCAGAATCTTCTAGAACGGTGTGCGTGTCATTTACGACTGACACGGCGCTTGACAAGTTAACTGTGTCTTCCAGCGATCCTGTGGAACGATTGACAAGCTCCTTGACTGATCATCACTGCTGCTCCCGTCAAGACCACCAGCGCTTCAGAACAGTGACCTGTGAAAACAAGCTCCCTAGGCCCCTGACCTTAGAAGTCACCTGTGCGACCTTCCCTCATGCTCATCTGCAAGATACGAGACTTCCTTTGTCGCTTGCCTCCGTCACTTATCTCCTGTCATCCACCTGCATCGTCTACCCAAGAATCGAGGACGATTCTTCTtag